A part of Oncorhynchus masou masou isolate Uvic2021 chromosome 30, UVic_Omas_1.1, whole genome shotgun sequence genomic DNA contains:
- the LOC135521809 gene encoding small ribosomal subunit protein mS29-like isoform X2: MCAMTMALQRLSLRLRQTVAQVRPLHGSGCGQQQEAVGMETRPETLSFFRTQENDPACQSEQHLGQYYTVPPSHFHTVFPHGLPPRYQQQVKTFNEGCVMVRQPALELISHLKRADYSKPTLRYLLYGVKGSGKTMSLCHTVHYCSTQGWLVLHIPDAHLWVKNCKELLPSSYHASRFDQPIQASNWLRNFRTTNEHFLSKIKLRQRYVWTKRESTEEGRPLGELVDMGVSRVKSSSDVVGAVLKELRLQAGGTEGGFRLAVAVDGVNGLWGRTTLKKEDKSPVAPEELTLVHNLRKMINNDWCGGAVIATLSQTGSLYAPSSAYLPQELLGEEGFDSMDPFVPVPVSLYSEKEFESCYLYYLDRHWLQHPHSQTEEGKKELIFLSNRNPSVLERLCAFL, from the exons ATGTGCGCTATG ACCATGGCCCTTCAGAGACTATCCTTGAGATTACGACAAACG GTAGCGCAGGTGCGGCCGCTCCATGGCAGTGGGTGTGGCCAGCAGCAGGAGGCGGTTGGCATGGAGACGAGACCGGAGACATTATCCTTCTTCAGAACACAGGAGAACGACCCG gCTTGTCAGTCAGAACAGCACCTAGGGCAGTATTACACTGTGCCCCCCTCCCACTTCCACACTGTCTTCCCCCATGGCCTGCCTCCACGATACCAAcaacag GTGAAGACATTTAACGAGGGCTGTGTGATGGTGAGGCAGCCTGCTCTGGAGCTGATATCTCACCTGAAGAGAGCTGACTACAGCAAGCCCACCCTGCGCTACCTACTCT ATGGTGTGAAGGGCAGTGGGAAGACCATGTCTCTCTGTCATACTGTCCACTACTGCTCCACACAGGGATGGCTAGTACTACACATACCagatg CCCACCTGTGGGTGAAGAATTGTAAGGAGCTGTTGCCCTCCTCCTACCACGCTTCCCGCTTCGACCAGCCAATACAGGCCTCCAACTGGCTACGCAACTTCAGAACCACCAATGAACACTTCCTCTCCAAG ATCAAGTTGAGGCAGCGGTACGTGTGGACTAAGAGAGAGAGCACTGAGGAGGGACGGCCACTAGGGGAGCTGGTGGACATG GGAGTGTCTCGTGTGAAGAGCAGCAGTGATGTGGTGGGGGCAGTTCTAAAGGAGCTGAGGCTGCAGGCTGGGGGGACAGAGGGGGGCTTCAGGCTGGCTGTGGCTGTTGATGGAGTCAACGGTCTCTGGGGAAGGACCACGCTCAAGAAGGAGGACAAGAGCCCT GTGGCTCCAGAGGAGTTGACGTTGGTTCATAACTTGAGGAAGATGATCAACAATGACTGG tgtggAGGGGCGGTCATCGCCACGCTGTCTCAGACAGGGTCTCTCTACGCTCCAAGCTCTGCCTACCTGCCCCAGGAGCTGCTGGGAGAG GAGGGCTTTGACAGCATGGACCCGTTTGTCCCAGTACCAGTCTCCCTCTACAGTGAGAAGGAGTTTGAGAGCTGTTACCTCTACTACCTGGACCGCCACTGGCTACAACACCCGCACA GTcagacagaggaagggaagaaAGAACTGATCTTCCTCAGCAACAGAAACCCTTCTGTACTGGAGAGACTGTgtgccttcctgtaa
- the LOC135521809 gene encoding small ribosomal subunit protein mS29-like isoform X1, which produces MALQRLSLRLRQTVAQVRPLHGSGCGQQQEAVGMETRPETLSFFRTQENDPACQSEQHLGQYYTVPPSHFHTVFPHGLPPRYQQQVKTFNEGCVMVRQPALELISHLKRADYSKPTLRYLLYGVKGSGKTMSLCHTVHYCSTQGWLVLHIPDAHLWVKNCKELLPSSYHASRFDQPIQASNWLRNFRTTNEHFLSKIKLRQRYVWTKRESTEEGRPLGELVDMGVSRVKSSSDVVGAVLKELRLQAGGTEGGFRLAVAVDGVNGLWGRTTLKKEDKSPVAPEELTLVHNLRKMINNDWCGGAVIATLSQTGSLYAPSSAYLPQELLGEEGFDSMDPFVPVPVSLYSEKEFESCYLYYLDRHWLQHPHSQTEEGKKELIFLSNRNPSVLERLCAFL; this is translated from the exons ATGGCCCTTCAGAGACTATCCTTGAGATTACGACAAACG GTAGCGCAGGTGCGGCCGCTCCATGGCAGTGGGTGTGGCCAGCAGCAGGAGGCGGTTGGCATGGAGACGAGACCGGAGACATTATCCTTCTTCAGAACACAGGAGAACGACCCG gCTTGTCAGTCAGAACAGCACCTAGGGCAGTATTACACTGTGCCCCCCTCCCACTTCCACACTGTCTTCCCCCATGGCCTGCCTCCACGATACCAAcaacag GTGAAGACATTTAACGAGGGCTGTGTGATGGTGAGGCAGCCTGCTCTGGAGCTGATATCTCACCTGAAGAGAGCTGACTACAGCAAGCCCACCCTGCGCTACCTACTCT ATGGTGTGAAGGGCAGTGGGAAGACCATGTCTCTCTGTCATACTGTCCACTACTGCTCCACACAGGGATGGCTAGTACTACACATACCagatg CCCACCTGTGGGTGAAGAATTGTAAGGAGCTGTTGCCCTCCTCCTACCACGCTTCCCGCTTCGACCAGCCAATACAGGCCTCCAACTGGCTACGCAACTTCAGAACCACCAATGAACACTTCCTCTCCAAG ATCAAGTTGAGGCAGCGGTACGTGTGGACTAAGAGAGAGAGCACTGAGGAGGGACGGCCACTAGGGGAGCTGGTGGACATG GGAGTGTCTCGTGTGAAGAGCAGCAGTGATGTGGTGGGGGCAGTTCTAAAGGAGCTGAGGCTGCAGGCTGGGGGGACAGAGGGGGGCTTCAGGCTGGCTGTGGCTGTTGATGGAGTCAACGGTCTCTGGGGAAGGACCACGCTCAAGAAGGAGGACAAGAGCCCT GTGGCTCCAGAGGAGTTGACGTTGGTTCATAACTTGAGGAAGATGATCAACAATGACTGG tgtggAGGGGCGGTCATCGCCACGCTGTCTCAGACAGGGTCTCTCTACGCTCCAAGCTCTGCCTACCTGCCCCAGGAGCTGCTGGGAGAG GAGGGCTTTGACAGCATGGACCCGTTTGTCCCAGTACCAGTCTCCCTCTACAGTGAGAAGGAGTTTGAGAGCTGTTACCTCTACTACCTGGACCGCCACTGGCTACAACACCCGCACA GTcagacagaggaagggaagaaAGAACTGATCTTCCTCAGCAACAGAAACCCTTCTGTACTGGAGAGACTGTgtgccttcctgtaa